One window of Dysidea avara chromosome 11, odDysAvar1.4, whole genome shotgun sequence genomic DNA carries:
- the LOC136238067 gene encoding short-chain collagen C4-like isoform X1 encodes MGAISIVQVSVALSVVCLVIVLAGGWYLQSSLIQLNTQVMEQDYLNQEQTKHIEELNEQIIKQNNQISEQQVQLEQLNIIIDVLLDRNGKHKDDYEASNNTNYHGIVKRQEQSSKTTTDKTIIKLLQGRDGRDGAPGIKGDIGPRGNRGEQGPPGPKGEGRDGRDGRDGAQGIKGDVGLRGDKGYRGLTGPKGEPAGGLVYVRWGHDSCPRTGAQLVYSGRAAGPLYTTQGGGTNPQCLPLDPSYLKYETGTQSHSLIYGAEYEETDPLVANSHNGDVPCAVCYVPTRTTLYMLPAKYTCPTGWITEYYGYLMSGHHSHHRQQYSCVDHTLKTTIGSSPNNNGYLFYIVEAVCGTLPCPPYEQTKELSCAVCTK; translated from the exons ATGGGTGCAATTTCTATAGTACAAGTTAGTGTGGCACTATCAGTAGTATGTCTGGTAATAGTGTTAGCTGGTGGTTGGTACTTACAGTCCTCACTGATACAGTTAAACACACAAGTGATGGAACAAGACTACCTCAATCAGGAACAGACTAAACATATTGAAGAACTTAATGAACAAATTATCAAACAAAACAATCAGATCAGTGAACAACAGGTACAACTGGAACAACTAAACATCATCATAGATGTCTTGCTGGATAGGAATGGAAAG CACAAGGATGACTATGAGGCATCCAATAATACCAACTATCATGGAATAGTCAAGAGACAAGAACAGTCCTCAAAAACCACAACAGATAAAACTATAATAAAACTGTTGCAAGGTAGAGACGGCCGAGATGGAGCACCAGGCATCAAGGGAGATATTGGTCCCAGAGGAAATAGGGGAGAACAAGGACCCCCAGGACCAAAGGGAGAAGGCAGGGATGGCAGAGATGGTCGTGATGGAGCACAGGGTATCAAAGGAGATGTTGGTCTTCGTGGAGATAAAGGATATCGCGGATTAACAGGACCAAAGGGAGAACCTGCAGGAGGACTAGTCTATGTTCGGTGGGGTCATGATTCTTGTCCTAGAACTGGAGCACAACTGGTGTACTCAGGTAGAGCTGCTGGACCCCTCTACACCACCCAAGGCGGTGGAACAAATCCACAATGTTTACCACTAGATCCTAGTTACCTAAAATATGAAACTGGAACACAGTCTCATTCCCTGATATATGGGGCAGAGTACGAAGAAACAGACCCACTAGTTGCTAACTCTCATAATGGTGATGTCCCTTGTGCTGTGTGTTACGTACCTACCAGAACTACACTCTACATGTTACCAGCAAAATACACCTGTCCTACTGGATGGATCACTGAGTACTACGGATATCTTATGTCTGGACACCACAGTCATCATCGACAGCAATATTCTTGTGTGGATCACACACTTAAAACAACCATAGGATCATCTCCTAATAACAATGGCTATTTGTTCTACATCGTGGAGGCTGTATGTGGAACCCTTCCATGTCCTCCTTATGAACAGACCAAGGAACTTTCCTGTGCAGTTTGCACCAAGTGA
- the LOC136238067 gene encoding short-chain collagen C4-like isoform X2 has translation MGAISIVQVSVALSVVCLVIVLAGGWYLQSSLIQLNTQVMEQDYLNQEQTKHIEELNEQIIKQNNQISEQQVQLEQLNIIIDVLLDRNGKDDYEASNNTNYHGIVKRQEQSSKTTTDKTIIKLLQGRDGRDGAPGIKGDIGPRGNRGEQGPPGPKGEGRDGRDGRDGAQGIKGDVGLRGDKGYRGLTGPKGEPAGGLVYVRWGHDSCPRTGAQLVYSGRAAGPLYTTQGGGTNPQCLPLDPSYLKYETGTQSHSLIYGAEYEETDPLVANSHNGDVPCAVCYVPTRTTLYMLPAKYTCPTGWITEYYGYLMSGHHSHHRQQYSCVDHTLKTTIGSSPNNNGYLFYIVEAVCGTLPCPPYEQTKELSCAVCTK, from the exons ATGGGTGCAATTTCTATAGTACAAGTTAGTGTGGCACTATCAGTAGTATGTCTGGTAATAGTGTTAGCTGGTGGTTGGTACTTACAGTCCTCACTGATACAGTTAAACACACAAGTGATGGAACAAGACTACCTCAATCAGGAACAGACTAAACATATTGAAGAACTTAATGAACAAATTATCAAACAAAACAATCAGATCAGTGAACAACAGGTACAACTGGAACAACTAAACATCATCATAGATGTCTTGCTGGATAGGAATGGAAAG GATGACTATGAGGCATCCAATAATACCAACTATCATGGAATAGTCAAGAGACAAGAACAGTCCTCAAAAACCACAACAGATAAAACTATAATAAAACTGTTGCAAGGTAGAGACGGCCGAGATGGAGCACCAGGCATCAAGGGAGATATTGGTCCCAGAGGAAATAGGGGAGAACAAGGACCCCCAGGACCAAAGGGAGAAGGCAGGGATGGCAGAGATGGTCGTGATGGAGCACAGGGTATCAAAGGAGATGTTGGTCTTCGTGGAGATAAAGGATATCGCGGATTAACAGGACCAAAGGGAGAACCTGCAGGAGGACTAGTCTATGTTCGGTGGGGTCATGATTCTTGTCCTAGAACTGGAGCACAACTGGTGTACTCAGGTAGAGCTGCTGGACCCCTCTACACCACCCAAGGCGGTGGAACAAATCCACAATGTTTACCACTAGATCCTAGTTACCTAAAATATGAAACTGGAACACAGTCTCATTCCCTGATATATGGGGCAGAGTACGAAGAAACAGACCCACTAGTTGCTAACTCTCATAATGGTGATGTCCCTTGTGCTGTGTGTTACGTACCTACCAGAACTACACTCTACATGTTACCAGCAAAATACACCTGTCCTACTGGATGGATCACTGAGTACTACGGATATCTTATGTCTGGACACCACAGTCATCATCGACAGCAATATTCTTGTGTGGATCACACACTTAAAACAACCATAGGATCATCTCCTAATAACAATGGCTATTTGTTCTACATCGTGGAGGCTGTATGTGGAACCCTTCCATGTCCTCCTTATGAACAGACCAAGGAACTTTCCTGTGCAGTTTGCACCAAGTGA